From the genome of Haloarcula limicola, one region includes:
- a CDS encoding four-helix bundle copper-binding protein, with protein sequence MSLSETVSEIDHLSDEQRECIENCNEAAEVCEWCADECLGSEDMEECARLCRDVADIASLHARFMARDSQFSSQLAEACADACEACADECESHDADHCQLCADVLRDCVETCRNMA encoded by the coding sequence ATGTCACTATCCGAGACTGTTTCCGAGATCGACCACCTGAGCGACGAGCAGCGAGAGTGCATCGAGAACTGCAACGAGGCCGCGGAGGTCTGTGAGTGGTGTGCCGACGAGTGTCTCGGAAGCGAGGACATGGAGGAGTGCGCCCGTCTCTGCCGAGACGTGGCCGACATCGCGTCGCTGCACGCCCGGTTCATGGCGCGGGACTCGCAGTTCAGCTCCCAGCTCGCCGAGGCCTGTGCGGACGCCTGCGAGGCGTGTGCCGACGAGTGCGAGAGCCACGACGCCGACCACTGTCAGCTCTGTGCTGACGTGCTCCGCGACTGCGTGGAGACGTGCCGGAACATGGCCTAA